In Chanodichthys erythropterus isolate Z2021 chromosome 11, ASM2448905v1, whole genome shotgun sequence, a single window of DNA contains:
- the vstm2b gene encoding V-set and transmembrane domain-containing protein 2B, producing the protein MEKRGLHSVLYYFILNAPLLFCVNATFTEVPKDVSVGEGEDIEMPCAFRAVGVSPFSLEIQWWYLKEAAPKELAHELQISAPANRAKVAHRDATKISTVRVQGNAISHKLSLSGVRKEDEGVYECRVLDLYSDETQEYKVQATLRVTPREGMLAEEAVSHIQNRWPLRNSNTATGGRATSEPGQGQGKPRVPPPVGMGPAPESPTTAGSAVKSSASPRPGNSSILRQQHGSGSGTMAATEPLLYITLLFLHKLLPFLFAY; encoded by the exons ATGGAAAAACGGGGACTCCACAGCGTCCTTTATTATTTCATTCTGAATGCGCCCCTGCTATTCTGTGTAAATG CCACATTTACTGAAGTGCCCAAAGATGTGAGTGTCGGTGAGGGCGAGGATATAGAGATGCCGTGCGCTTTTCGAGCCGTCGGAGTCTCGCCGTTCTCTCTGGAGATTCAATGGTGGTACCTCAAGGAAGCGGCCCCTAAAGAGCTCGCTCACGAACTGCAAATTAGCGCTCCGGCCAACAGAGCCAAG GTTGCCCACCGGGACGCCACGAAAATAAGC ACGGTGAGGGTCCAAGGCAACGCCATTTCCCACAAGCTCAGTCTTTCGGGTGTGCGGAAGGAGGATGAGGGAGTGTATGAGTGTCGGGTTTTGGACTTGTACTCTGATGAGACTCAGGAATACAAGGTGCAGGCCACTCTGCGCGTGACACCACGCGAGGGAATGCTGGCCGAGGAGGCCGTGTCTCACATCCAGAACCGATGGCCACTGAGGAACAGCAACACAGCGACAGGTGGACGGGCTACTTCTGAACCAGGCCAGGGGCAGGGAAAACCCCGCGTGCCTCCACCGGTGGGAATGGGACCCGCTCCCGAGTCACCGACTACTGCGGGATCTGCAGTCAAGTCGTCAGCTTCTCCTCGGCCAGGCAATTCATCTATCCTGAGACAACAGCACGGATCCG GTTCCGGAACCATGGCAGCCACTGAGCCACTCCTTTACATCACTCTGCTGTTCCTGCATAAGCTCCTCCCCTTCCTGTTTGCCTACTAA